One Bdellovibrionota bacterium genomic region harbors:
- a CDS encoding PfkB family carbohydrate kinase, with product MSEILVVGSLAYDSISTPKGTKEKCLGGSANYFSVVASRYTKINIVGVVGEDYDESSIEMLRSRGVDVSGIEKKKGSTFHWEGKYKDDMNEAQTLATHLNVFETFDPKVPEKFKSSSVVFLANIDPKLQLKVLEQASAPKIVAVDTMNFWIETKLDDLKKVLAKANIIFVNNTEALMLTRKPNVMAAAKALSEMGPQVIVVKRGEYGSVVYFQNQFFVLPAYPLLDITDPTGAGDTFAAGFMGYIAKNNLELTWPNLRRACVEGSLVASYTVEDFGLNRVLKLNDQDIKTRFESFLKVVQI from the coding sequence ATGTCTGAGATTTTAGTAGTAGGAAGTTTAGCGTACGATTCAATTTCAACTCCCAAAGGCACAAAAGAAAAATGCCTTGGAGGATCTGCAAATTACTTTTCAGTGGTTGCTAGCCGCTACACTAAGATCAATATCGTAGGTGTTGTTGGCGAAGATTACGACGAGTCTAGCATTGAAATGTTAAGATCTCGCGGTGTTGATGTGTCTGGTATTGAAAAGAAAAAAGGGAGTACCTTTCACTGGGAAGGTAAATACAAAGACGATATGAATGAGGCGCAAACCCTTGCCACTCACTTGAATGTCTTTGAAACATTCGACCCTAAAGTTCCTGAGAAATTCAAATCTTCATCGGTTGTATTCTTAGCGAATATCGATCCAAAGTTACAATTGAAAGTTTTAGAACAAGCAAGCGCTCCAAAGATCGTTGCGGTAGATACGATGAATTTTTGGATCGAGACAAAGCTTGATGACCTTAAAAAAGTTTTAGCTAAAGCCAATATTATTTTTGTAAACAATACGGAAGCATTGATGCTCACTCGTAAGCCCAACGTCATGGCCGCAGCCAAGGCACTTTCAGAGATGGGACCGCAAGTGATTGTGGTCAAAAGAGGTGAGTACGGATCTGTGGTTTATTTCCAAAATCAATTCTTTGTGCTTCCCGCTTATCCACTTCTTGATATCACGGATCCAACGGGCGCAGGTGATACATTTGCCGCAGGATTTATGGGATACATTGCCAAGAACAATCTCGAGCTCACTTGGCCAAACCTTCGTCGAGCTTGCGTTGAAGGATCATTGGTTGCTTCTTACACGGTGGAGGACTTTGGTCTTAATAGAGTTCTTAAACTTAACGATCAAGACATCAAAACAAGATTTGAGAGCTTCTTAAAAGTAGTTCAGATCTAG
- the rlmN gene encoding 23S rRNA (adenine(2503)-C(2))-methyltransferase RlmN, translating into MTLDTSTNTTEFKPFVPEPEEEAIVYDRKNFFDLTLDQLKEILSKYGKEKFRAQQIYSWVYQKGITDFEQMTNLSKDLRAELPKILEFRKLNLLSHLKSIDGTQKFLFQLPATEKYAPLSFEAVIIPSKDRLTLCVSSEVGCNMACKFCFTGKQKLKRRLSAGDIVSQFIQAGEKLEGDQILTNIVFMGMGEPLDNAEAVFNSIKILNSPWGRNFSRKRVTVSTSGIVPNIKLIAESGARLAISLNATTDEMRDDIMPINKRYPLAELIQGCREYQQQTGDDITFEYVLLKDLNDTLEDAKRIKQLTKGISCKINLIPFNEHPGSEFKRPDRVKVLDFQEALMRMGMHVLIRRTMGRDIYAACGQLQSEYEGKPKRLTPDVMTSPA; encoded by the coding sequence ATGACTCTTGATACATCAACAAACACCACTGAGTTTAAACCATTCGTTCCAGAGCCGGAAGAAGAGGCGATCGTTTATGATCGCAAAAACTTTTTTGATCTTACTCTCGATCAATTAAAAGAAATTCTATCTAAATACGGCAAAGAGAAATTCCGGGCTCAACAAATTTATTCTTGGGTTTATCAAAAAGGCATTACAGATTTTGAACAGATGACGAATCTTTCAAAAGATTTAAGAGCTGAACTTCCTAAAATTTTAGAATTCAGAAAGTTGAATTTGCTTTCGCATTTAAAAAGTATCGATGGCACTCAGAAATTTTTATTTCAACTTCCGGCAACTGAAAAATATGCGCCACTTTCTTTTGAAGCGGTAATCATTCCTTCAAAAGATCGCCTTACACTTTGTGTTTCGAGCGAAGTGGGCTGTAATATGGCTTGCAAGTTTTGTTTTACAGGAAAACAAAAACTAAAGAGAAGATTATCTGCGGGCGATATCGTTTCTCAATTTATCCAAGCGGGTGAAAAATTAGAAGGCGACCAAATCCTTACAAATATCGTATTCATGGGAATGGGCGAGCCACTCGATAATGCTGAAGCGGTATTTAACTCTATCAAAATTTTAAACTCTCCTTGGGGCCGAAATTTCTCTAGAAAAAGAGTGACAGTTTCGACCTCAGGAATTGTTCCCAATATTAAATTGATTGCAGAAAGTGGTGCGCGTTTGGCGATAAGCCTGAACGCAACGACAGATGAAATGCGTGACGACATTATGCCAATCAACAAGCGTTATCCGCTGGCCGAACTTATTCAGGGTTGCCGAGAATATCAGCAGCAAACTGGCGATGATATTACATTTGAGTACGTATTACTTAAAGATTTAAACGACACTCTTGAGGATGCAAAGCGTATTAAGCAGCTAACGAAAGGCATTTCTTGCAAAATCAATTTAATTCCGTTTAATGAACATCCTGGTTCTGAGTTTAAGAGACCGGATCGAGTTAAGGTTTTGGATTTCCAAGAAGCCTTGATGAGAATGGGAATGCACGTGTTGATTCGCCGAACGATGGGTAGAGATATCTATGCCGCTTGCGGACAGCTCCAATCAGAATATGAAGGAAAACCAAAAAGATTAACTCCTGATGTGATGACATCACCAGCGTAA